In Sphingomonas phyllosphaerae, one DNA window encodes the following:
- the gcvPB gene encoding aminomethyl-transferring glycine dehydrogenase subunit GcvPB, whose product MSINASGWKPTAPIAGGNAAPTFTGNKALMLEEPLIFEIGSTETTGVDFADAPSPLWEEGRGKGSVSHREAGLGETSTPHPTSSGSTSPRDVENVPGAHSTRNSPKGRGLDRLGDLTRKSEIGLPGLSEQETVRHYTRLSRQNYAIDLGLFPLGSCTMKHNPRLNEKVARMPGFADIHPLQPVDTVQGALGVINELAVWLIKLTGMYGVAMSPKAGAHGELCGILCIKAALEKRGEGHRKVVLVPESAHGTNPATAAFAGFTVEDIPATADGRVDTAALKARLGPDVAAVMITNPNTCGLFERDLKEISDAVHQAGGYVYCDGANFNAIVGRVRPGDLGVDAMHINLHKTFSTPHGGGGPGSGPVVLSEALAPFGPLPFTARMADGHIQLIEEEHVVNRAPHGSAVSGGHGDHMLAGDDHPDTFGRMVAFHGQMGMFTRALAYILSHGADGLKQVAEDAVLNANYVLRSLEDVLDAPFAGAGPCMHEAIFSDKGFAAGFSTIDAAKALIDEGFHPMTMYFPLVVHGAMLIEPTETESRAALDQFIGALRSVAERAKAGDPSLKTAPHFAPRARLDETLAARKPVLTWKPPVAQAEAAE is encoded by the coding sequence ATGAGCATCAACGCAAGCGGCTGGAAGCCGACCGCTCCGATCGCCGGCGGCAACGCCGCACCGACCTTCACCGGCAACAAGGCACTGATGCTCGAAGAGCCGCTGATTTTCGAGATCGGCTCGACCGAGACGACCGGCGTCGACTTCGCCGATGCTCCCTCTCCCCTTTGGGAAGAGGGCCGGGGTAAGGGGTCGGTGTCTCACCGAGAGGCTGGTCTCGGTGAGACCTCGACCCCTCACCCAACCAGTTCCGGGTCAACATCGCCCCGCGATGTTGAGAATGTGCCGGGGGCACATTCGACCCGGAACTCCCCAAAGGGGAGGGGGCTAGACCGGCTCGGCGACCTGACGCGCAAGAGCGAGATCGGGCTGCCCGGCCTGTCGGAGCAGGAGACGGTGCGCCACTACACCCGGCTCAGCCGCCAGAATTACGCGATCGACCTCGGGCTGTTCCCGCTCGGCTCGTGCACGATGAAGCACAATCCGCGCTTGAACGAGAAGGTGGCGCGGATGCCGGGCTTCGCCGACATCCACCCGCTCCAGCCGGTCGACACAGTGCAGGGCGCGCTGGGCGTCATCAACGAGCTGGCGGTGTGGCTCATCAAGCTGACCGGCATGTACGGCGTCGCGATGAGCCCCAAGGCCGGCGCGCATGGCGAGCTGTGCGGAATCCTGTGCATCAAGGCGGCGCTGGAAAAGCGTGGCGAGGGCCACCGCAAGGTCGTGCTGGTGCCCGAGAGCGCGCACGGCACCAACCCGGCGACCGCCGCCTTCGCGGGCTTCACGGTCGAGGACATTCCCGCCACCGCCGACGGGCGCGTCGACACCGCGGCGCTCAAGGCGCGGCTCGGGCCGGACGTCGCGGCGGTGATGATCACCAATCCGAACACCTGCGGGCTGTTCGAGCGTGATCTTAAGGAGATCAGCGACGCGGTCCACCAAGCGGGCGGCTACGTCTATTGTGACGGCGCGAACTTCAACGCGATCGTCGGGCGCGTCCGTCCCGGCGACCTCGGCGTCGATGCGATGCACATCAACCTCCACAAGACCTTCTCGACCCCGCACGGCGGCGGCGGGCCCGGTTCGGGGCCGGTGGTGCTCTCGGAGGCGCTCGCGCCGTTCGGCCCGCTGCCGTTCACCGCGCGGATGGCCGACGGGCACATCCAGCTGATCGAGGAAGAGCATGTGGTGAACCGTGCCCCGCACGGTTCAGCCGTGTCCGGGGGACACGGCGACCACATGCTCGCTGGCGACGACCATCCCGACACGTTCGGCCGCATGGTCGCGTTCCACGGCCAAATGGGCATGTTCACCCGCGCGCTCGCCTATATCCTCAGCCACGGCGCGGACGGGTTGAAGCAGGTCGCGGAGGATGCGGTACTCAACGCCAATTACGTGCTGCGCTCGCTGGAGGATGTGCTCGACGCACCGTTCGCGGGGGCGGGGCCGTGCATGCACGAGGCGATCTTCTCGGATAAGGGCTTCGCCGCCGGCTTCTCGACGATCGACGCCGCCAAGGCGCTGATCGACGAAGGCTTCCACCCGATGACCATGTATTTCCCGCTGGTCGTTCACGGTGCGATGCTGATCGAGCCGACCGAAACCGAGAGCCGCGCCGCGCTCGACCAGTTCATCGGCGCGCTGCGCTCGGTGGCGGAGCGGGCGAAGGCCGGCGACCCGTCGCTCAAGACCGCCCCGCACTTTGCCCCCCGCGCGCGCCTCGACGAGACGCTCGCGGCGCGCAAGCCGGTGCTGACGTGGAAGCCGCCGGTCGCGCAGGCCGAGGCGGCGGAGTAG
- the gcvPA gene encoding aminomethyl-transferring glycine dehydrogenase subunit GcvPA, which translates to MRYLPLTPTDRQDMLAVIGASSIDELFADVPDAARLDGPIHDLPNHASELAVERHMAALARKNTVAGEVPFFLGAGAYRHHVPASVDHLIQRGEFLTAYTPYQPEIAQGTLQMLFEFQTQVAALLGTDVANASMYDGSTACWEAIGMARRITRRGKAILSGGLHPHYVSVAKTMAKYTGDVLDTALPTLGADTDLDALIAKIDDDTSCVVVQYPDILGRIADLTPLADACHAKKALLIAVVTEPVALGAIRSPGEMDADIVVGEGQSLGVGLQFGGPYVGLFGCKEKYVRQMPGRLCGQTVDAEGRRGFVLTLSTREQHIRREKATSNICTNSGLCALAFSIHMTLLGEAGLRRLAALNHAGACRAADRLAKVPGVRVVNDTFFNEFTLDIGQEARPVVRALADKGVLAGVSLGRLYPGEDALANGLIVAVTETATDEDIEALATALQEALA; encoded by the coding sequence ATGCGCTACCTGCCCCTTACCCCCACCGACCGCCAGGACATGCTGGCCGTCATCGGCGCATCGTCGATCGACGAACTCTTCGCCGACGTGCCCGACGCCGCGCGGCTCGACGGCCCGATCCACGACCTCCCCAATCACGCCAGCGAGCTGGCGGTCGAGCGCCACATGGCCGCGCTCGCCCGCAAGAACACCGTCGCGGGCGAGGTGCCGTTTTTCCTCGGCGCGGGTGCGTATCGCCACCACGTCCCCGCCAGCGTCGATCACCTGATCCAACGCGGCGAATTCCTGACCGCCTATACGCCGTACCAGCCGGAGATCGCGCAGGGCACGCTCCAGATGCTGTTCGAGTTTCAGACGCAGGTCGCCGCCTTGCTCGGCACCGATGTCGCGAACGCCAGCATGTACGACGGGTCGACCGCGTGCTGGGAAGCGATCGGGATGGCGCGGCGGATCACGCGGCGCGGCAAGGCGATCCTGTCGGGCGGGCTGCACCCGCATTACGTCTCGGTCGCGAAGACGATGGCCAAGTACACCGGCGATGTGCTCGACACCGCGCTGCCGACGCTGGGTGCCGACACCGATCTCGACGCGCTGATCGCGAAGATCGACGACGACACCTCGTGCGTCGTCGTCCAATATCCCGACATCCTCGGCCGCATCGCCGACCTGACCCCGCTCGCCGATGCCTGCCATGCGAAAAAGGCGCTGCTGATCGCCGTCGTCACCGAGCCGGTCGCGCTCGGCGCGATCCGCTCGCCGGGCGAGATGGACGCCGACATTGTCGTCGGCGAGGGCCAGTCGCTCGGCGTCGGGCTGCAGTTCGGCGGACCCTATGTCGGTCTGTTTGGCTGCAAGGAGAAATACGTCCGCCAGATGCCGGGCCGGCTGTGCGGGCAGACCGTCGACGCCGAGGGGCGGCGCGGCTTCGTGCTGACGCTCTCCACCCGCGAGCAGCATATCCGCCGCGAGAAGGCGACCAGCAACATCTGCACCAATTCCGGGCTGTGTGCGCTGGCGTTCTCGATCCACATGACCTTGCTGGGCGAGGCGGGGCTGCGGCGGCTCGCGGCGCTCAACCACGCGGGCGCGTGCCGTGCCGCCGATCGGCTGGCGAAGGTGCCGGGCGTGCGCGTCGTCAACGACACCTTCTTCAACGAATTCACGCTCGACATCGGGCAGGAGGCGCGGCCGGTGGTACGCGCGCTCGCCGACAAGGGCGTGCTGGCGGGCGTGTCGCTCGGGCGGCTGTACCCGGGCGAGGACGCGCTGGCGAACGGGCTGATCGTCGCCGTCACCGAGACGGCGACCGACGAGGATATCGAGGCGCTGGCGACCGCGCTTCAGGAGGCACTGGCATGA
- the gcvH gene encoding glycine cleavage system protein GcvH: MSRYFTEDHEWIDVDGDTGTVGISDYAQGQLGDIVFVEVPDAGRSLSKGDEAAVVESVKAASDVYSPVSGNVLEGNPALTDEPALVNSDPEGDGWFFKITLSDASELDALMDETAYAAFVAKL; encoded by the coding sequence ATGAGCCGTTATTTCACCGAGGATCACGAGTGGATCGACGTCGATGGCGACACCGGCACGGTCGGCATCAGCGACTATGCGCAGGGTCAGCTGGGCGACATCGTGTTCGTCGAAGTGCCTGACGCGGGCCGTTCGCTGTCGAAGGGCGACGAAGCCGCGGTGGTCGAGAGCGTCAAGGCCGCGTCGGACGTCTATTCGCCCGTCTCCGGCAATGTGCTCGAAGGCAATCCGGCGCTGACCGACGAGCCGGCGCTGGTCAACAGCGATCCCGAGGGCGACGGCTGGTTCTTCAAGATCACGCTGTCGGACGCCTCCGAGCTCGACGCGCTGATGGACGAAACCGCCTACGCCGCCTTCGTCGCGAAGCTGTGA
- the gcvT gene encoding glycine cleavage system aminomethyltransferase GcvT, with amino-acid sequence MSDTPILHHGGTHEDDGFEPLEILTLPLDAWHRAKGGRMVEFAGYHMPVQYEGIMAEHLWTRENAGLFDVSHMGQLSITGEGVATALEALMPAAISDAPLNKARYSLLLNEEGGVLDDLMLTPQAADRIYMVVNGATKYDDVAHLVEHLPDDITLNMMEDHALLAVQGPKAVEAVARLVPGVAALTFMQAGAFEWNGHALWISRSGYTGEDGVEMSVPAEAAEAFADALVAQPEIKPIGLGARDSLRLEAGLPLYGHDLDPAITPVQADLGFALFKRRREAADFPGAARILAERENGPATKRVGLLVEGRQPVREGADVVDTTGAVVGRVTSGGFAPTVGAPIAMAYVPLADAAPGTVVTLSQRGKAHRATVTAMPFVPHRYFRGVK; translated from the coding sequence ATGAGCGATACGCCCATTCTCCACCATGGCGGCACCCATGAAGACGACGGTTTCGAGCCGCTGGAGATACTGACGCTCCCGCTCGACGCCTGGCATCGCGCGAAGGGCGGCCGGATGGTCGAGTTCGCCGGCTACCACATGCCCGTCCAGTACGAAGGCATCATGGCCGAGCACCTCTGGACGCGCGAGAATGCCGGGCTGTTCGACGTCAGCCACATGGGCCAGCTGTCGATCACCGGCGAGGGCGTCGCCACCGCGCTGGAGGCGCTGATGCCCGCCGCGATCAGCGATGCGCCGCTCAACAAGGCGCGCTACTCGCTACTCCTCAACGAAGAGGGCGGGGTGCTCGACGATCTGATGCTGACGCCGCAAGCCGCGGATCGCATCTACATGGTCGTCAACGGCGCGACGAAGTACGACGATGTCGCGCACTTGGTCGAGCATCTGCCCGACGATATCACACTCAACATGATGGAAGATCACGCGCTGCTCGCCGTGCAGGGGCCGAAGGCGGTCGAGGCGGTGGCGCGGCTGGTGCCCGGCGTCGCGGCGCTGACCTTCATGCAGGCGGGCGCGTTCGAGTGGAACGGCCACGCTTTGTGGATCAGCCGCTCGGGCTATACCGGCGAGGACGGCGTGGAGATGTCGGTGCCCGCCGAGGCCGCCGAGGCGTTCGCCGATGCGCTGGTCGCGCAGCCGGAGATCAAGCCGATCGGGCTCGGCGCGCGCGACTCGCTGCGGCTGGAGGCGGGGCTCCCGCTCTACGGCCACGACCTTGATCCCGCGATCACCCCGGTACAGGCCGATCTCGGCTTCGCGCTGTTCAAGCGCCGCCGCGAGGCCGCCGACTTCCCCGGTGCGGCGCGCATCCTCGCCGAGCGCGAGAATGGCCCCGCCACCAAGCGCGTCGGGCTGCTGGTCGAGGGGCGTCAGCCGGTCCGCGAAGGCGCCGACGTCGTCGACACCACGGGCGCGGTCGTCGGCCGGGTCACCAGCGGCGGCTTCGCGCCGACCGTCGGCGCGCCGATCGCAATGGCCTATGTCCCGCTTGCGGATGCCGCGCCCGGCACCGTCGTTACCCTGTCGCAGCGTGGCAAGGCGCACCGCGCCACCGTCACCGCGATGCCGTTCGTTCCCCACCGCTACTTCCGAGGAGTGAAGTAA
- a CDS encoding FkbM family methyltransferase: MSDTLKGVAIASKKAVHRLLIAPWQRRRWAAAREPFDHRTPEGLTFRLYPHEYVDSFIYQFGIYERQYLDFLLKVLPRDAVMLDIGANIGNHALYLAPHIAAIHAFEPNPVTFARLKHNVTRNALDDRITLHHIGLGDDEGMFRFASNVSGNLGASGFLRDDAATDARVEVIELPIRRADDYVAGLDLSRIDFVKMDVEGWEASVFRGLAGTIARYRPIVAFEYHGHEQPRSDFDAIAAALPGYIIVDPTFAAAKASYAAKALWAIRRAGWPELRRVTEPEPRTYESLLAFPDEEMLARFDRGD; the protein is encoded by the coding sequence ATGTCGGACACACTGAAGGGAGTGGCGATCGCCTCGAAAAAGGCCGTCCATCGGTTGCTCATCGCGCCATGGCAGCGGCGGCGCTGGGCGGCCGCGCGCGAGCCATTCGACCACCGCACGCCGGAGGGGCTGACCTTTCGGCTGTACCCGCACGAGTATGTCGATTCCTTCATCTATCAATTCGGCATCTACGAGCGGCAATATCTCGATTTCCTGCTGAAGGTGTTGCCGCGCGACGCGGTCATGCTGGATATCGGCGCGAACATCGGCAATCACGCGCTGTATCTGGCGCCGCATATCGCCGCCATCCACGCGTTCGAGCCCAATCCCGTCACGTTCGCGAGGCTGAAGCACAATGTCACGCGCAACGCGCTGGATGATCGGATCACGCTGCACCACATCGGACTGGGCGACGACGAGGGAATGTTTCGCTTCGCCTCGAACGTGTCGGGCAATCTCGGCGCGAGCGGCTTCCTGCGCGACGACGCCGCCACCGACGCGCGCGTCGAGGTGATCGAGTTGCCGATCCGCCGCGCGGATGATTACGTCGCCGGGCTCGATCTATCACGGATCGACTTCGTGAAAATGGACGTCGAGGGGTGGGAAGCGTCGGTGTTTCGCGGGCTGGCCGGCACGATCGCGCGCTATCGGCCCATTGTGGCGTTCGAATATCACGGCCACGAACAACCCCGTAGCGACTTCGACGCGATCGCCGCCGCGCTGCCGGGCTATATCATCGTCGATCCGACCTTCGCAGCGGCGAAGGCCAGTTACGCCGCAAAGGCGCTATGGGCGATCCGCCGCGCAGGCTGGCCGGAGTTGCGCCGCGTCACCGAGCCGGAGCCGCGCACCTACGAGAGCTTGCTGGCTTTTCCCGATGAGGAGATGCTCGCGAGGTTCGATCGCGGCGACTGA
- a CDS encoding MFS transporter, translated as MATAIADVRNAPVGLIHLSLAVGGFAIGTTEFATMSLLPDMARDLGVDAPTAGHVISAYALGVVVGAPLLAVLGARMARRHLLIALMTLFAVGNGLSALAPSYGWMMLFRFMAGLPHGAYFGIAMLVAASLVDAGRRTQAVARVMLGLTVATIIGVPLANFMGQLLGWRSCFIVVAGLAALTAALVAFFAPRDRGDPAASPLSELRALKRPQVWLTLGIGAIGFGGLFAVYTYLADTMAAVTQVGPRMVPFALAAFGVGMTAGNLIVPKFADRALLPTAAAVLVWSIAALLLWPLAAQHFATVLIAMVAIGIGGSLGTVLQTRLMDVAGDAQALAAALNHSAFNTANALGPWLGGMAIAAGWGWTSTGPVGAALAVAGLVVLAISWAVDRRAAT; from the coding sequence ATGGCCACCGCCATCGCCGACGTGCGCAATGCACCCGTCGGCTTGATCCATTTGTCGCTCGCGGTCGGCGGGTTCGCGATCGGCACCACCGAATTCGCGACGATGAGCCTGCTGCCCGACATGGCACGCGACCTGGGCGTCGACGCGCCCACCGCCGGGCATGTCATCAGTGCCTATGCGCTAGGCGTGGTCGTCGGTGCGCCGCTGCTGGCGGTGCTCGGCGCGCGAATGGCGCGGCGGCACCTGTTGATCGCGCTCATGACGCTCTTCGCGGTCGGTAACGGCCTGTCGGCGCTTGCGCCGAGCTATGGCTGGATGATGCTGTTCCGCTTCATGGCCGGGTTGCCGCACGGCGCCTATTTCGGGATTGCGATGCTGGTCGCGGCATCGCTGGTCGATGCGGGCCGCCGGACGCAGGCGGTGGCGCGCGTCATGCTGGGGCTGACGGTCGCGACGATCATCGGCGTGCCGCTCGCCAACTTCATGGGACAATTGCTCGGCTGGCGCTCGTGCTTCATCGTCGTCGCCGGTCTGGCCGCGCTCACCGCCGCGTTGGTCGCGTTCTTCGCGCCGCGCGATCGTGGCGACCCGGCGGCGAGCCCGCTATCGGAACTGCGCGCGCTCAAGCGGCCGCAGGTGTGGCTGACGCTCGGTATTGGCGCGATCGGTTTCGGGGGCTTGTTCGCGGTCTATACCTATCTGGCCGACACGATGGCGGCGGTAACGCAGGTCGGCCCGCGCATGGTGCCGTTCGCGCTCGCCGCGTTCGGTGTCGGGATGACGGCGGGCAACCTGATCGTCCCGAAGTTCGCCGACCGCGCGCTGCTGCCCACCGCCGCCGCGGTGCTGGTGTGGAGCATCGCCGCGCTGCTGCTCTGGCCGCTCGCCGCGCAGCATTTCGCGACCGTGCTGATCGCGATGGTCGCGATCGGGATCGGCGGGTCGCTGGGCACCGTACTTCAGACCCGGCTCATGGACGTTGCTGGCGACGCGCAGGCACTGGCCGCCGCGCTCAACCATTCGGCGTTCAACACCGCCAATGCGCTCGGGCCGTGGCTGGGCGGGATGGCGATCGCCGCCGGCTGGGGCTGGACCTCGACCGGCCCGGTCGGCGCGGCGCTCGCGGTCGCGGGGCTGGTCGTCCTCGCCATATCGTGGGCAGTGGACCGCCGCGCCGCTACATGA
- a CDS encoding PQQ-dependent sugar dehydrogenase yields MLYRIAFAAVALSAAAACNGEDSPAVQPIADAPVAPAPAPSPSPSPSGTPVAGTPFARAVIADFDAPWAMTFLPDRRMLVTEKKGALLLVAADGASRRTIATIDVDSEGQGGLMDVVLAPDFATSKRVYFSYSAAGQGGKGVVLARGILSGEAGAERLTSIETLYRATPLVTGDGHYSGRIAFSPDGQYLFFTNGDRQKFTPAQDKSGSLGKVLRLTPEGKPAANNPLAAQGFLPEVWSYGHRNLLGLAFDAQGNLWQQEMGPKGGDELNLVLPGRNYGWPNVSNGSNYDGSDIPDHAAGDGYEAPKVWWNPVISPGGLMIYSGDLFPQYKGDAFIGGLSSQALVRVDLNGTNASKGDQWSMGARIREVEQGPDGAIYVLEDGGDSQGRLLRLTPAS; encoded by the coding sequence TTGCTGTACCGTATCGCCTTCGCCGCCGTCGCGCTCAGCGCCGCAGCGGCCTGCAACGGTGAAGATTCGCCCGCGGTGCAGCCGATCGCGGACGCCCCGGTCGCCCCCGCACCCGCGCCGAGCCCTTCGCCCTCGCCAAGCGGCACGCCGGTCGCGGGCACGCCCTTTGCCCGCGCCGTGATCGCCGACTTCGACGCGCCCTGGGCGATGACGTTTCTCCCGGATCGCCGGATGCTCGTCACCGAGAAGAAGGGCGCGTTGCTGCTCGTCGCCGCCGACGGGGCGTCGCGACGGACGATCGCAACGATCGATGTCGATTCCGAAGGGCAGGGCGGGTTGATGGACGTGGTGCTCGCCCCCGATTTCGCGACCAGCAAGCGGGTTTATTTCAGCTATTCGGCGGCCGGGCAGGGCGGCAAGGGTGTGGTGCTCGCGCGCGGAATCCTGTCGGGCGAGGCGGGTGCGGAGCGGCTGACGTCGATCGAGACGCTGTACCGCGCCACGCCGCTGGTGACCGGCGACGGCCATTATTCGGGACGGATCGCCTTCTCGCCCGATGGCCAATATCTGTTCTTCACCAATGGTGATCGACAGAAGTTCACGCCGGCGCAGGACAAAAGCGGCTCGCTCGGCAAGGTGCTGCGGCTCACGCCCGAAGGCAAGCCGGCGGCGAACAACCCGCTGGCGGCGCAGGGTTTCCTCCCCGAGGTATGGAGCTACGGCCATCGCAACCTGCTCGGCCTCGCCTTCGACGCGCAGGGCAATTTGTGGCAGCAGGAGATGGGACCGAAGGGCGGCGACGAGCTGAACCTGGTGTTGCCCGGGCGCAATTATGGCTGGCCGAACGTCTCGAACGGCTCGAATTACGACGGCAGCGACATTCCCGACCACGCCGCCGGGGACGGTTACGAAGCGCCGAAGGTGTGGTGGAATCCGGTGATCTCGCCGGGCGGGCTGATGATCTATTCGGGCGACCTGTTCCCGCAATACAAGGGCGACGCGTTCATCGGCGGTTTGTCCTCGCAGGCGCTGGTGCGCGTCGATCTGAACGGGACCAATGCGAGCAAGGGCGACCAATGGTCGATGGGCGCGCGCATCCGCGAGGTGGAGCAGGGACCGGACGGCGCGATCTACGTGCTGGAGGATGGCGGCGACTCGCAAGGACGGTTGCTGCGGTTGACGCCGGCTTCGTAG
- the rimP gene encoding ribosome maturation protein RimP, which produces MRQVLLNDITPLVRLIEPEADALGFALVRVRLFGKDDERTLQIMAERPDTRQLTIDDCAELSRRISDKLDALEEAGKDPIEGAYRLEVSSPGIDRPLTRRQDFTDWAGHEARIVLTEAVDGQKQFKGDLEGIDADGMIAIRHPRTGVLEQVPFALIADAKLVLTDRLIAATVPLSMEGAEEEIQITSTDDSDDMSAHADGEEEEIH; this is translated from the coding sequence GTGCGGCAGGTGCTTTTGAACGACATCACTCCCCTCGTCCGGTTGATCGAGCCAGAGGCCGACGCGCTCGGCTTCGCACTGGTGCGCGTCCGGCTGTTCGGTAAGGACGACGAGCGCACGTTGCAGATCATGGCCGAGCGGCCCGACACGCGGCAGCTGACCATCGACGATTGCGCCGAACTGTCGCGCCGCATCTCGGACAAGCTCGACGCGCTGGAAGAGGCCGGCAAGGACCCGATCGAGGGCGCGTACCGGCTGGAAGTGTCGTCGCCCGGCATCGACCGCCCGCTGACCCGCCGGCAGGACTTCACCGACTGGGCCGGGCATGAGGCGCGGATCGTGCTGACCGAGGCGGTCGACGGGCAGAAGCAGTTCAAGGGCGACCTGGAAGGCATCGACGCCGACGGGATGATCGCGATCCGTCACCCGCGCACCGGCGTGCTGGAGCAGGTGCCGTTCGCGCTGATCGCCGATGCCAAGCTGGTGCTGACCGATCGCCTGATCGCGGCCACCGTCCCGCTCTCGATGGAGGGCGCGGAAGAAGAGATTCAGATAACGTCCACGGACGATAGTGACGACATGTCCGCGCACGCGGACGGGGAAGAAGAGGAAATCCACTGA
- the nusA gene encoding transcription termination factor NusA — MATGVTANRAELIAIANSVASEKMIDKAIVIEAMEDAIQRAARTRYGQEMDIRAKLDPNNGDLRLWRVVEVVELVDDIYKQVDVNGAQKLQPGASVGDYLVDPLPPIEFGRIQAQAAKQTIFQKVRDAERERQYEEFKERAGEIITGVVKRVEFGHIVVDLGRAEGVIRRDAQIPREVVRVNDRIRSLILKVVRENRGPQIFLSRAHPDFMKKLFAQEVPEIYDGIIEIKAAARDPGSRAKIGVISHDSSIDPVGACVGMKGSRVQAVVQEMQGEKIDIIPWSPDTATFVVNALQPANVARVVIDEEEDRIEVVVPDDQLSLAIGRRGQNVRLASQLTAKAIDILTETDASEKRQQEFVKNSETFQNELDVDETLAQLLVAEGFGALEEVAYVELDELAGIEGFDEDLAQELQSRAQEALDRREQANREERQALGVEDALAELPYLTEAMLVTLGKAGIKTLDDLADLATDELVEKKRAEPRRRNDDAPRRTDRPENKGGVLGEYGLSEEQGNEIIMAARAHWFDDEPAAEPASEDQDA, encoded by the coding sequence ATGGCCACCGGCGTCACCGCCAATCGTGCGGAGCTGATCGCGATCGCCAATTCGGTCGCTTCCGAGAAGATGATCGACAAGGCGATCGTCATCGAGGCGATGGAGGACGCGATCCAGCGCGCCGCGCGCACGCGTTATGGCCAGGAAATGGACATCCGCGCGAAGCTGGATCCGAACAACGGCGACCTGCGCTTGTGGCGCGTCGTCGAGGTGGTCGAGCTGGTCGACGACATCTACAAGCAGGTCGACGTCAACGGCGCGCAGAAGCTGCAGCCGGGCGCGAGCGTCGGCGACTATCTGGTCGATCCGCTGCCGCCGATCGAATTCGGCCGCATCCAGGCGCAGGCCGCCAAGCAGACGATCTTCCAGAAGGTTCGTGATGCCGAGCGCGAGCGCCAGTATGAAGAGTTCAAGGAGCGCGCCGGCGAGATCATCACCGGCGTCGTCAAGCGCGTCGAGTTCGGGCATATCGTCGTCGACCTCGGCCGCGCCGAGGGCGTGATCCGCCGCGACGCGCAGATCCCGCGCGAAGTGGTGCGCGTCAACGATCGCATCCGCTCGCTGATCCTGAAGGTGGTGCGCGAGAACCGCGGCCCACAAATCTTCCTGAGCCGCGCGCATCCCGACTTCATGAAGAAGCTGTTCGCGCAGGAAGTGCCCGAAATCTATGACGGCATCATCGAGATCAAGGCCGCGGCGCGCGATCCGGGCAGCCGCGCCAAGATCGGCGTCATCTCGCATGATTCGAGCATCGATCCGGTCGGCGCGTGCGTCGGCATGAAGGGCAGCCGCGTGCAGGCGGTCGTGCAGGAGATGCAGGGCGAGAAGATCGACATCATCCCGTGGTCGCCCGACACCGCAACCTTCGTCGTCAATGCGTTGCAGCCGGCGAACGTCGCGCGCGTCGTGATCGACGAGGAAGAGGACCGCATCGAGGTTGTCGTGCCCGACGATCAGCTGAGCCTCGCGATCGGCCGTCGCGGCCAGAACGTGCGTCTCGCCAGCCAATTGACCGCCAAGGCGATCGATATCCTGACCGAAACCGACGCCAGCGAGAAGCGGCAGCAGGAGTTCGTCAAGAACTCCGAGACCTTCCAGAACGAGCTGGACGTGGACGAAACGCTTGCGCAGCTGCTGGTCGCCGAGGGCTTCGGCGCGCTGGAAGAGGTCGCCTATGTCGAGCTCGACGAGCTGGCCGGGATCGAGGGCTTCGACGAGGATCTCGCGCAGGAACTGCAGAGCCGTGCGCAGGAAGCGCTCGACCGCCGCGAGCAGGCCAATCGCGAGGAGCGGCAGGCGCTGGGCGTCGAGGATGCGCTGGCCGAGCTGCCGTATCTGACCGAGGCGATGCTGGTCACGCTCGGCAAGGCCGGGATCAAGACGCTCGACGATCTCGCCGATCTGGCGACCGACGAGCTGGTCGAGAAGAAGCGCGCCGAGCCGCGCCGCCGCAACGACGATGCGCCGCGCCGCACCGATCGCCCGGAGAACAAGGGTGGCGTGCTGGGCGAGTACGGGCTGAGCGAAGAGCAGGGCAATGAGATCATCATGGCCGCGCGCGCGCACTGGTTCGACGACGAGCCGGCGGCCGAGCCGGCGTCGGAGGATCAGGACGCCTGA
- a CDS encoding 4-oxalocrotonate tautomerase family protein: MPFVSIRLAGTATREQKAAIVADVTTSLVTRLGKNPAAVQIVIEEVSTENYGAGGQLLADRDAPVAKGDAHADPRQ, translated from the coding sequence ATGCCGTTCGTATCGATCCGACTGGCGGGGACGGCGACGCGCGAGCAGAAAGCGGCGATCGTGGCGGACGTCACGACGTCGCTGGTCACGCGGCTGGGCAAGAACCCGGCCGCGGTGCAGATCGTGATCGAGGAAGTGTCGACCGAGAATTACGGCGCGGGCGGCCAGTTGCTGGCCGACCGCGACGCGCCCGTTGCCAAGGGAGACGCACATGCGGACCCCCGACAATGA